A genomic region of Exiguobacterium sp. Helios contains the following coding sequences:
- a CDS encoding MgtC/SapB family protein, with translation MNWIHSFQLEDFLKLMISAIFGIILGFEREIKNKPVGIRTSLVITLISCLLTIVSIKSVLLYSEIAPNIQMDPMRLVAQVIAGIGFIGAGVILRRPHDIVSGLTTAAIIWSSSGIGIAIGAGFIYEAAFLVIFLFLSLEIITRIMKRFNNSRFEANVMVAHLILSSETNAQYVKEALEQQGVRITNMRLHSNGRQLTLRMYSPHKLTIFILYDYLKTLGIEHIDLDQ, from the coding sequence ATGAATTGGATCCATTCGTTCCAACTAGAAGATTTTTTAAAATTAATGATTTCTGCTATTTTTGGAATTATTTTAGGATTTGAGCGTGAAATCAAAAACAAACCTGTTGGTATACGTACTAGCCTCGTAATTACCCTGATTAGCTGTCTGTTAACCATTGTTTCCATTAAGTCTGTCCTTCTTTACAGCGAGATTGCGCCAAATATTCAGATGGACCCAATGCGACTTGTCGCTCAAGTCATTGCAGGTATCGGTTTTATTGGAGCCGGTGTCATTTTAAGACGACCTCATGATATCGTCAGCGGCTTGACAACAGCTGCCATCATTTGGAGTTCAAGCGGGATAGGCATAGCAATCGGGGCGGGATTTATTTATGAAGCCGCTTTTCTAGTAATTTTTCTGTTTCTTTCTTTAGAAATAATCACGAGAATAATGAAACGTTTTAACAATAGTCGTTTCGAAGCCAACGTCATGGTTGCTCATTTGATACTATCCAGTGAAACAAACGCTCAATATGTAAAAGAAGCTTTGGAACAACAAGGAGTTCGTATCACTAATATGCGCCTGCATAGTAACGGTCGACAATTAACTTTACGGATGTATTCCCCTCATAAACTGACAATATTCATACTTTATGACTACTTGAAAACACTCGGAATTGAGCATATAGACCTTGATCAATAA